Proteins found in one Heptranchias perlo isolate sHepPer1 chromosome 23, sHepPer1.hap1, whole genome shotgun sequence genomic segment:
- the LOC137341425 gene encoding ATP synthase subunit epsilon, mitochondrial-like: MVAFWRQAGPSYIRCSRICAQAVRAALKPQAEAKKVGDTNVKVSKVKE, translated from the coding sequence ATGGTGGCGTTCTGGAGACAGGCCGGCCCGAGCTACATTCGCTGCTCTCGGATCTGCGCACAGGCGGTGCGGGCTGCTCTGAAACCCCAAGCAGAGGCCAAGAAAGTGGGAGACACAAATGTCAAAGTCAGCAAGGTGAAAGAGTAA